The Streptomyces sp. NBC_01197 genome window below encodes:
- a CDS encoding ABC transporter ATP-binding protein: MIRFENVTKRYADGTTAVDNLSFEVAEGELVTLVGPSGCGKTTTMKMVNRLIEPTGGRIFVGGDDISATNPVELRRRIGYVIQQVGLFPHKTVLDNTATVPHLLGVKRSAARARAAELLDLVGLDPSVHGARYPEQLSGGQRQRVGVARALAADPPVLLMDEPFGAVDPVVREHLQNEFLALQKSVRKTVLFVTHDIEEAVRLGDRIAVYGQGTIEQFDAPAAVLGAPATPYVADFVGADRGLKRLSVTPVEPGDLEQPPVVHLDDPLPATLPGWAVVLDRDENLHGWISAGQAAIAKGTVREHARRMEAWLPVGASLKQAFATMLQHDAGWIAVIDEDGAGRFLGVLTPARLHEALRRSTAADARDIPRDEVELETVSGR; encoded by the coding sequence ATGATCCGATTCGAAAACGTCACCAAGCGGTACGCCGACGGCACGACCGCCGTCGACAACCTCTCCTTCGAGGTCGCCGAAGGTGAACTGGTCACGCTCGTCGGCCCGTCCGGCTGCGGGAAGACCACCACGATGAAGATGGTCAACCGGCTCATCGAGCCGACCGGCGGCCGGATATTCGTCGGCGGGGACGACATATCCGCCACCAACCCCGTCGAACTCCGCCGCCGCATCGGCTATGTGATCCAGCAGGTCGGCCTCTTCCCGCACAAGACGGTGCTGGACAACACCGCGACGGTCCCGCACCTGCTGGGCGTCAAGCGTTCCGCCGCACGCGCCAGGGCCGCCGAACTCCTCGACCTGGTGGGTCTCGACCCGTCCGTCCACGGCGCCCGCTACCCCGAGCAGCTCTCCGGCGGCCAGCGCCAGCGGGTGGGCGTGGCAAGGGCGTTGGCGGCCGACCCGCCCGTACTGCTGATGGACGAGCCGTTCGGCGCAGTCGACCCGGTCGTGCGCGAACACCTCCAGAACGAGTTCCTCGCGCTCCAGAAGTCCGTCCGCAAGACGGTCCTCTTCGTCACCCACGACATCGAGGAGGCGGTACGGCTCGGCGACCGCATCGCGGTGTACGGGCAGGGCACGATCGAGCAGTTCGACGCCCCGGCCGCCGTGCTCGGCGCCCCCGCCACCCCTTATGTGGCGGACTTCGTCGGCGCCGACCGCGGCCTCAAGCGGCTCTCCGTCACCCCGGTCGAGCCCGGCGACCTGGAACAGCCCCCGGTGGTGCACCTCGACGACCCGCTGCCCGCCACCCTCCCGGGCTGGGCGGTCGTCCTGGACCGGGACGAGAATCTGCACGGCTGGATCTCCGCCGGACAGGCCGCCATCGCCAAGGGGACGGTGCGCGAGCACGCCCGCCGTATGGAGGCATGGCTGCCGGTCGGGGCCTCACTCAAGCAGGCGTTCGCCACCATGCTCCAGCACGACGCCGGGTGGATCGCGGTGATCGACGAGGACGGCGCCGGCCGCTTCCTGGGCGTGCTGACCCCGGCCCGGCTGCACGAGGCGCTGCGCCGCTCCACCGCGGCCGACGCCCGGGACATCCCGCGCGACGAAGTGGAGCTGGAGACCGTCAGCGGCCGGTGA
- a CDS encoding alpha/beta hydrolase, whose amino-acid sequence MGLTSHKVLALAALLAIALFAATIWLWPRLARRSGRAVAGRIGLFLATQVAVFVMVGLMANNSFLFYGSWADLFGQEQTPGVVVDHNAGGHDVRVVSRAGLDVPGGTKPELAGQIQKVVIQGRTSKIASPAYVYLPPQYFQRAYMKRTFPAAVVLTGYPGTAENLIHGLHYPRTEFDQLKAGKMRPMVLVMLRPTVAPPRDTECVDIKGGPQSETFFAKDLPGAVRAAYRVGPGPGNWGSIGDSTGGYCALKLAVHHPGVYGAGAGLSAYYRAAEDPTTGDLFQGNGLERRRADLTWSLEHRPAPATSLLVTTSKKGEGNYRSTMRFMDKVKPPTRLSSITLTSGGHNFNTWRREIPAGMVWLSQRLTGR is encoded by the coding sequence ATGGGTCTCACCAGCCACAAGGTTCTGGCGCTCGCCGCACTGCTGGCCATCGCCCTGTTCGCCGCGACGATCTGGCTCTGGCCGCGGCTCGCACGGCGCAGCGGCCGCGCGGTGGCCGGGCGGATCGGCCTGTTCCTCGCCACCCAGGTGGCGGTCTTCGTCATGGTCGGACTCATGGCCAACAACTCCTTCCTCTTCTACGGGTCGTGGGCCGATCTCTTCGGCCAGGAGCAGACGCCGGGCGTGGTCGTGGACCACAACGCGGGCGGTCATGACGTACGGGTCGTATCGAGGGCGGGTCTGGACGTCCCGGGCGGCACCAAACCGGAGCTCGCCGGGCAGATACAGAAGGTCGTGATCCAGGGCCGCACGTCGAAGATAGCCAGCCCCGCGTACGTTTATCTGCCGCCGCAGTATTTCCAGCGGGCGTATATGAAGCGAACTTTCCCGGCAGCTGTCGTGCTCACCGGCTACCCCGGCACCGCGGAGAACCTGATCCACGGTCTGCACTACCCGAGGACGGAGTTCGACCAGCTGAAAGCCGGGAAGATGCGGCCGATGGTGCTGGTGATGCTGCGGCCGACGGTCGCCCCGCCGCGGGACACCGAGTGCGTGGACATAAAGGGCGGACCGCAGAGCGAGACGTTCTTCGCGAAGGACTTGCCGGGGGCCGTCAGGGCCGCGTACCGCGTCGGGCCCGGTCCCGGGAACTGGGGCTCCATAGGGGACTCGACGGGCGGATACTGCGCGCTGAAACTGGCGGTCCACCATCCGGGTGTGTACGGGGCGGGGGCCGGTCTCTCCGCGTACTACCGCGCGGCCGAGGACCCGACGACGGGCGACCTCTTCCAGGGCAACGGTCTGGAGCGGCGGCGCGCGGATCTGACGTGGAGCCTGGAGCACCGGCCCGCTCCGGCCACCTCGCTCCTGGTGACCACCAGCAAAAAGGGCGAGGGGAATTACCGCAGCACGATGCGGTTCATGGACAAGGTGAAGCCGCCCACCCGGCTGTCGTCGATCACCCTCACCAGTGGTGGGCACAACTTCAACACCTGGCGCCGCGAGATCCCCGCGGGCATGGTGTGGCTGAGCCAGCGGCTCACCGGCCGCTGA